ttattttaaaattaaatgatttataagaattttatttattattattttgtatcaaATTTGCATTGACTCATAGgataagaattttaattattattattttgtataaaatttgaaatcgAATATgattaataacattttttttaattttttttatataactagaTGAATCCACTCAAGCTATAACTTGAGTTTGAATATGATTACTAGCTAATTTGTGGTTGTTCTTAAATTACAacttatatttatcaaaaagcaagttaaaactaaaaacaaacgGACGCTAGGAATTTTTTTAAGCTTCTGCAAGCCAtttttataaaggaaaaaaaatcctccCTTTCTCTGTGACACATATACACCTGGCAGGACAAATCCCacaaaatgtcattttatggtcaCATACAGGTGACATTATAGTTGTCTCCATCATCACCTTACAAGGAAAGCTTTAagctttttctcttttatttctagGCAGCAGCCTTCCTAAAACTTTAACAAGCAGTGGTGATAGTAATTTAGATCCTTTCTGTTTCTTGTACAGCTAACTGTATTATAGATTTTAGCAAAAGATAagagaaacaaaagcaaaagctaaaaaaaagaagaaaagagaacacCCCAGATAAAGAAAAAGCCAGTTACATCCCTGCTGAAAAATAAGAAAGGCTTCATTTTGATCTTTCCTTCTTCATTAACTTGATATTGGTTCTTTGAAATGTTGAAGCTTTTCAGGGTTTATAAACTCTTCATTGATTtcctcatcattttctcttTATTCATTGCAGTTTTTCTTACAGGTATgttgtctttttcttcttgttcttgtggTTCTGTGTGTTTTAAGATTTGGAACTGTTACTTGGGTTGTGGGGTTTACTGGGTTTAGGATCAAGTATTGATCCTTTCATTGTCAGGAGTGtttagatatattattttattaattgggTTGtgtttgtccttttcttttttggatgtTTGATTGAGATCTAGAGATGATTTGACAGTACAGTTTCTGTTTGGGTGCTGTGAGAAGGAAGGAATGTAAATAGTAACTGAAAGCTTGAATCTTGGAGCAGATTGGTgtacttttaatttgttttgttgccTCTGGTGTGGTAAAGTTTGTCCTTTGGCTGTCtgcacaatgttttttttttttttttatctaatctgATGTTTTGTTTGGTGCCCCATTTGCACAAAAGTTCAGATTATAAAAACTTCTATGGTTATGAGTTTATTACATTGAAATTGAGAATGTAATATGTTTCTTATGATTCAGAAGGAACCAAAAGAACTATGAAGTAAGCTTCATTATTAGGTTTAGAGTGCATAATGACTGTCCGTGCAAGGTCTACAATTCGAAAGAGTCCGAAACCTTTTATCTTTGAGTAGGTTTGTGATTAATTTATGCTTTATTTTGTTGTCTGCAGAATAGCAAATGATGCTCTCGCAATTTCAAGGTTTTTGCTGGACATTAAAGACggtcatttgatttatttctgGCTTTTTGTGAGGGAAAGTAAGTCTAAATGCTTTTGACATTTCTGCAAAAAACATTATAAGGAcgcttaaaaaacaaatcttcatTTGAATGTCGACCTGTGTTATACCTCTCACCCTTTTTGTTCTTCTACTCAATTACAGTTGTTTAAAGGTTTTAGTTGCATATGATTGAATCATCTTAAAAGGCTTTCCATCGAATTTTTCTCAATACCAGTCCATTAATTCTCATATCCTATCAGTTAcacttctaaatttttcaccATAGCATTCTCATTTTGATCATGGCCATTTTATGAATCTCTTATGTCTTTAACGCCTGATGTTATAGCTGGCAGGCCACCATCTAAACACTTTCCCTttatttggatttggattttaCAATGTACAGACCAGATGTTTCCCTACTTTCGATTCAAATTATTCTAGTTTTATGGTTGATGTCTTCCCTGATGTTCCCTCTCTCTGTGTTGTTTATATGTGAAATTGGGCTGTGATTTATAgtcttatttgtaatttatttcttattgtaAATTCTTGATCCTCTTTTCATTTGTTTCATTTAGTTTCCTCCTGGCTTATAGACCATATGCCATAAGAATGTCtccaatctttttcttttctttatattttgaattccaGAATAAGCAGATGGCAGCTGAGCTTGTCAGTTCTGCAACCAGTGATAAACTGACTGAAGTAGATTGGAccaaaaatattgaaatctGTGAATTAGTTGCACGTGATGAAAGGTACATCATATTGCCTGCATTAAATACTTAAAAAGACATTCATGGGGAACTATATACTTGTTTCTTCAGTGTTTTAGTTATTGTAAATGATTTTCTAATGGTAAATCATGTTTAGGGAATGACCACTACTGTTAAATATGATCTTGTTCAAAGACTTGCTCTTAAGATGTTATTTTTAGAATCTCATTATCTGAACTGCTAGATACTGAATAGGATAAGCAAGCTGTTAGTTTGAACTCTCGTTCTTCATTTGCTTCCTTGTCATccttgataaatttttaaaatggatttGTTGATTCTAATCTGCAGGCAAGCTAGAGATGTTGTTAAAGCTATTAAAAAACGTTTGGGGAGTAAGAATGCCAATACTCAATTATATGCAGTGATGGTGGGTTGATGCTCTTGCTTTGTATGGTAGATATGCTTGGTACACTATAAATAGGCTGACCACTTATTATCTCTTGTTTTGCAGTTGTTGGAGATGCTGATGAATAATATTGGGGAACAAGTTCATAGACAGGTGATTGATACAGGGATTCTACCCATTCTTGTCAAGATAGTGAAGAAAAAGGTAGAACATTCCCTTCTTGTTCAAAGTTTGTTGATTCTTAGCTAATTTTACAGGAGTTGTAACTAAAATTTCACTGTTCCCCTTGTATTGCAGACAGAGTTGCCTGTAAGAGAAAGGATATTTCTTCTTCTAGATGCCACACAGACGGCTCTTGGTGGTGCTTCTGGAAAGTTCCCTCAGTACTATTCTGCATATTATGATTTGGTGGTAGGTAAATGTATGAAAAATGTGGCTTTTCAGAATTGCTTGCTATGCCAATTAATCACTGCTAGGTTAGAAATGCTGCAGATTCGTTGACATTTGAtggatttcaattttttcttctttgtccaCATAATTTAACTGCTGACAGGCTTTCCTGAAAACTAACAAGCTTGTCTGTGCCATCAAATCCCTCTTTTGctgtggagttttttttttttttaatcctgaaAGTAAgcttgttttaatttcttgtccAGTGTGCTGGAGTGCAATTTCCTCAAAGACCTCGTGAAAGACCATCAAATCATCATGCCACCCaagaaagtaagaaaaatacattaaatggGGAACTTGCTGCCGCTAGACATGAGGTGGGTGCTCATCCAGTACCAGTGGAGCCTCAAGTTGTTCCTGAATCCAGGTATCTTTTGCTGAGTTTGTTGCATGATGCACAGATATTAAGGGAGGCTAGGTGCTTGTTTCTATCAATCAGGCACAGAAGAGGAGGTTTAATTGTTTACCACTAAGAATAGCCATTTCTAATCTTGCATTTATTGTACCCAGTATTATTCAGAAGGCGAGCAATGCTCTGGAGGTTTTAAAAGAAGTCCTTGATGCTGTTGATTCTCAAAATCCTGAGGTACCTTTTTCCCCTGCAATTTTGAACCTAGTCTTCCAATACTTTCGGCTGCTCGTTTCTATCAATTGCATTTTCATCTCTCATGATCCTACAATTTTTACTGGATCAACTTCCATATTTTACTTCCTTTGTGAGCTTGTGCCTTCACAAAAGCAAGAGAGAGTTCCATGGCTCTCAAGAATTTGGAGAGCCATTAATTTTCTGCACTGTGTGATTATTATATACCATGGTATGTCCAAGCATTCTGCTTGAAGTTTTCAATTCTCAATGACATCCTCTACTAGATTATGTAAAagatccttttttttcccctcgaGGCTTGATATTAAACTATCtagtgtctttatttttttcttgtgcatAGCAAATATTTTCCATGTTAATTTCTGATTTGATGCGAGTAGACAATTTAATATGCCCACCCCAACTAGTTTGGGATCAAGGCTTTTCTGTTGtcattaatagtaaaaaagctGGTATATGAACCTCGTTTATTTTGCTTCAATGCCAAATTTTCTGTGTTCTATGAAGTTTCGCTGTTAACTCATGTTGATGACAAGGCTGTAGCTTATAATACAGAAGTACATGGCACACGAACAATCTTGGATGGTTGACATTTATAAATTGCTTGTtgcttaattcttttattttttcttttttcatcttgAACTGCACTGGTGAATTATGAGTGAGCATTTCAGGACATTTTTCTTTCAGGGAGCGAAGGATGAGTTTACTCTCGATCTTGTGGAACAGTGTTCATTCCAAAAGCAGAGAGTAATGCATCTTGTGATGACTTCTAGGTAAGGCTGGTTTCTGGTCAATTTGGCAGATTTGAATATTAGCCAGTCTTGTACTCGCACTTGAATtgactctcttcctctctttcgTGTCCAGGGATGAAAAGTTGGTCTCTCAAGCTATTGAATTGAATGAGCAGCTACAAAAAGTTCTGGCAAGACATGATTCCCTTCTATCTGGGAGGTCTACAGTTTCAGATACGACTACCATTTCCGATAGAACTACTACAACAGCAAATCATTTTAATCATGAGGAAtcagaggaagaggaggagccTGAACAGCTTTTCCGAAGGTATGTTCATGTCATCAAGGCTAGGCTTGTATTTGGTGAAAAATAATTGACTTGTATCATTTGAACATGTAATGTTTTTCATCTGAGGAGCAAGTTATAACCACATGTGAATCAAGCTAGTATTCAATTCACTTTTGAAAGGAGTTTATGCTATATTCAATTCACTTTTGAAAGGAGTTTATGCTATATTCAATTCACTTTTGAAAGGAGTTTATGCTATATGCATGTTTTAATCCTGGTTCAAATTGCCGTGTCCTTGCAAAACTTGGCAGGTTAAGAAAGGGGAAGGCTTGTGCAAGACCTGAAGATGAAGGCAACTCAGAAGAGCGTCTTCCTTTGGGCTTGCTTGGATCGACAATTCCAGGAGATAGGCTGAACCGTCCACTTATACGGCCACTTCCATCCGAGCAGCCACAGGATCCCATCGCAAATTGTGCACCTGTTGTAATTCCACCACCACCTGCGAAACACATGGAAAGGCAGAAATTCTTTCAGGAAAAGAAGGCTGATGGTTCTGCTGTGTCTGGCCACATGAGGGGTCTTTCATTACACAGTCGCAATGCCAGCAGTTCCTGCAGTGGAAGCATAGATTTTAGTGACTAGGGCGATTTTCTCAACTCATGGTTTTTCATCAGTTTGTATTTAGTGGTTTATGGTGGTATGTCTTATCTCATGTACTGTTAATGGGAGTGTTTTTTTACTGTTAGTCAGGTATTAGTGAGGTGTTACTTCTGTTTCTGAGGAGTTCTGCCCTAAGTTTGCACTTTTAAGCAAGCTGGAACTCTGTTACTGTCTTGGGAGGGATTTGTACACGAGATTTTTCTATATACCTCTCTGGTTATCATCATTTTATGAGATATTACTTGTAGGGAATAACTACTTCCCTTGGTGCATGGTTGAATAATCATCCCTGTAAAGTGTAGTTTACGATATTGTCTCTTACTCTTCCATCTCGTGAAAGGTCAGCTTTCCATTGACTTAAATcccttttataaattattcccTCAACTTATCAGGTGTTCATCTGCAGATTCTTCTACCTCTTGCACACTCCCTTCATCAGTTCATCGTTCTGTGAGGGCTAAACAATGAAAGAAGCAATTGTCTTGTATCCAGCGGCAACCTCCCACCAGATGATCTCTATGGTGGAGTTAGCTAAGCTGATCCTGCAACACCATCCCAACATCTCCATAACAATTTTTGTAGCAATCATGCCTTTTGACACCTCCACCATTTCCGCATATATCAGTTCCATCTCCCAAACAAGTCTTCCCATATCcttcctctctctccctccaccCAGCGAAAAACCTCCTGGACCAGCGGCTGCAGCCACTTTGGGTAAAGCCGCATTCGATTATATCCGCCTTTACTCCCCTAAAGTACTCGATGCCCTCAAAACCATCTCTCTCACCTCCACTGTTCTTGCTTTCATAATTTCCACCTTCGGCATCACTTACGACACACCCATCCCAACTTACTTATACTTCACTTCTGGTGCTACTAGTTTTGCCAGCATCCTCTACTTGCCCACCATCCATAACCAAACTACCAAGAGCTTCAAAGACCTTCCCAACAATACCCCTTTGCACTTTACTGGACTGCCACCCATCAAACCCTCTCACCTGCCTGAACCCCTACTAGATCGCGACCATCCTGCCTACCAGGAATTCTTTAGCCTTGGTACTTTACTACCTAATTTGAAGGGGATGATACTGAACACTTTTGACATGCTTGAGCCACAAGCGATCAAAGCTATCACTGAGGGTGCTTGTGTTCCAAAGGGCTCAACCCCTCCTTTATACTGCATAGGGCCAAGGATTGTTGATGCCAAACAAAGGGGTGCCTCAGATGATGGTTTATCAAAATGTTTGCTGTGGTTAGACAAGCAGCCAAGCCAGAGTGTGGTGTTCTTATGTTTTGGCAGAAAGGGAGCTTTCTCTGCACCTCAGCTGAAGGAGATTGCTTTTGGCCTGGAAAGGTATAAATTATTGATAGTTTATatacctatatatatatggctcgtcatttgttttcttttcctttgtttttgacCAATTAGGAGCAAACAAAGATTTATGTGGGTGGTGAGGAATCCACCACCAAAATCCGACACGGAACCTGACCTAGAGGAACTACTGCCAGAAGGGTTCTtggaaagaacaaaagaaagggGTCTAGTGCTGAAATCTTGGGCACCACAAGCTGCAATTCTGAGCCACCAAGCAGTGGGTGGATTTGTGACTCATTGTGGGTGGAACTCAGTGCTTGAAGCAGTAACTTACGGTGTGCCAATGTTGCCTTGGCCATTGTATGCAGAACAAAAGTTGAATAGTGTGGTTTTGGCAGAGGAAATAAAGCTGACACCAAAGCCTATTTTAACAGAAGATGGTAAAGGAGTGGTGAGCTCAGAGGAGGTGGAGAGAAAGGTAAGAGAGTTGATGGGAATGGAAGGGAAAGGATTCAGAGAAAGTAGTTCGATGATGAAAATTATGGCCATGGCTGCTTGGACTAATGGTGGGTCTTCCTTCACAGCTTTGTCCAAGTTGGTGGCTTCTTGGAAGCAAGAACAATCATAAGAAACCATCTCATACTTTTCCAAGATTGGTTAGCCTTTCTTTGTCATTTCCCCGAGATATTCTTGGAAAAACCATGCTCGGATCATTAGATATTAAACCTATGTGGAATGGAATTGAAACAAGATTAGGAGGAAGGTTGATTGTGTTAACATtcaagttaattaataatttttttaaattaaagtaatgttattttgaaaataaaaaaaaataatgggttTTGATAtccatgttaattttaaatattaagggTAATTCATCTTGATTCTGGATTTATCTATTTGGTTGTGTCGAGTTTTGAATCTTAGAAATAAAGTAGTAAAAATTCTAGTCATTTaggttatagttttttttttaatttaatattagtgTTCGGATCAGCTTGTGTatacctcaactaattttacgagctttaaaattaacaaccatataaaccTTTGGTTCATTTAGGTTGTAGTCTGATAAGGCAGGCCCTTAGCTATCTGATTTGGCATGTAAATTCATATTTGTTCTTGGCTTATTTTTAGGAGTTCCTGTGCAATACTGTTTAGGCATCACTTGGATAGATAATAAGAGAATTTGTTTCTCATGTTATCGTTGtagatttgaattttgaatccgtagatttattctttgaaaaataaatatatgttctTTTCGAGAGTTTTACAAGGTTTTTAAATAGTTCTAGAAATCCTATTTTAACTAGGAAAGAACCTAaagttctttaaaaaataataagattgcCCTCAAACAATAATTTCTGAATCTAATACTAGGAAATCTAACTGatatctataataataataataataaatctaattctttttagataaataataaaattaattcaaataataatttctaaatcTAATTTCAAGATAGCTAATTGTCTGATAAGCGACGTAATAGGTTTTACACGGAGACTTACCTGTAAagtcatctaaaaaaaatttaaatctgatccaaaaattagattttttgttattgaaatcTTAAACTACTAACCTAGTCTAATATGTTtaaacattttattaaatttagacttattttattagttcataaaaatatttatctggtcatttatatagtttatttaaATCCCATCTACTTCTAGttatatcatattattattcaaaaacGAGAACCTAGTTGCATTACAATATAAAGAGAAATTTTTTAATGCATATATTAGAGTACGAATGATTTGTCTAAATTATTATCGAATGAGATTTAAGTTTCAAAAgggcctttttttaaaaaaataatgtaagatataaaaaataaataaaaatatttttgattaaaaagacAGATTTTCTTTATTCAACTATCTCTTACTCATTTATTtggatataataataaatacttatttctttcaaaattagattgaaaatattctaaatttaaaaaaaaatgattcgtTATCCTATAAAAGTCAGGATATGGGTTAGT
This genomic interval from Populus nigra chromosome 11, ddPopNigr1.1, whole genome shotgun sequence contains the following:
- the LOC133668198 gene encoding TOM1-like protein 5 gives rise to the protein MAAELVSSATSDKLTEVDWTKNIEICELVARDERQARDVVKAIKKRLGSKNANTQLYAVMLLEMLMNNIGEQVHRQVIDTGILPILVKIVKKKTELPVRERIFLLLDATQTALGGASGKFPQYYSAYYDLVCAGVQFPQRPRERPSNHHATQESKKNTLNGELAAARHEVGAHPVPVEPQVVPESSIIQKASNALEVLKEVLDAVDSQNPEGAKDEFTLDLVEQCSFQKQRVMHLVMTSRDEKLVSQAIELNEQLQKVLARHDSLLSGRSTVSDTTTISDRTTTTANHFNHEESEEEEEPEQLFRRLRKGKACARPEDEGNSEERLPLGLLGSTIPGDRLNRPLIRPLPSEQPQDPIANCAPVVIPPPPAKHMERQKFFQEKKADGSAVSGHMRGLSLHSRNASSSCSGSIDFSD
- the LOC133668197 gene encoding UDP-glycosyltransferase 88B1-like; the protein is MKEAIVLYPAATSHQMISMVELAKLILQHHPNISITIFVAIMPFDTSTISAYISSISQTSLPISFLSLPPPSEKPPGPAAAATLGKAAFDYIRLYSPKVLDALKTISLTSTVLAFIISTFGITYDTPIPTYLYFTSGATSFASILYLPTIHNQTTKSFKDLPNNTPLHFTGLPPIKPSHLPEPLLDRDHPAYQEFFSLGTLLPNLKGMILNTFDMLEPQAIKAITEGACVPKGSTPPLYCIGPRIVDAKQRGASDDGLSKCLLWLDKQPSQSVVFLCFGRKGAFSAPQLKEIAFGLERSKQRFMWVVRNPPPKSDTEPDLEELLPEGFLERTKERGLVLKSWAPQAAILSHQAVGGFVTHCGWNSVLEAVTYGVPMLPWPLYAEQKLNSVVLAEEIKLTPKPILTEDGKGVVSSEEVERKVRELMGMEGKGFRESSSMMKIMAMAAWTNGGSSFTALSKLVASWKQEQS